A window of Solidesulfovibrio carbinoliphilus subsp. oakridgensis genomic DNA:
GACCTGGCCGCGCGCCACGGCGACGATCCCGAAGCCCTGCTCGCGGTCGGGGCGCTCCTCCTGTCCCAGGGATTCCTGGCCCGGGCCAGGGACTGCTTCGAGGCCGGCGGGAAGCTTGCGCCCCACGACCACCGCTTCGGCGTCAACCTGGCCAACGTGGACCGGGAGGCCGGGGACCACGCCGCCTGCCGCCGGCGCTACGCGGCCCTGGAACGCCTGCTGCCCGACAACCCGGTTCTGCGCCGCAACGCGCTGGTCAGCCTCGAATACGACCCCACGGCCACGGACGCCGAACGGCTGGCCAAGGCCCGCCAGTGGGGCGCCTGGGCCATGGCCCGCGCCGGGGGAACGCCCGACCGCCCTCCCCTGTCCGCCCTGTCTGGCCGGCCGCTGCGCGTCGGCTATGTCTCGGCCGATTTCTGCCAACACCCGGTCGGGCTCTTCGTCCAGGACGTGCTGGCCGCCCACGACCCCGGCCGCGTGGTCGTCCACACCTACGACGCCGGCAGCCACCGCGACGACGTGACCGAGCGCATCCGCCGCGTGTCGGTCTGGCGCGACGTGGCCGGGCTTGCCGACGCCGCCCTGGCCGGGCGCATACGGGCCGACGGCATCGACGTGCTGGTCGACCTCTCCGGCCACACGGCCGGCTCGCGCCTGACCGCCTTCGCCCTGCGCCCGGCCCCGGTGCTGGCAAGCTGGCTCGGCTACTTCGCCACCACCGGCCTGCCCGTCCTGGACGCCGTCCTCCTCGATCCCTGGCACGCCCCGCCCGGCACCGAAGCGTGGTTCACGGAAACCGTCGTGCGCCTGCCCCGCTCCCGGTTCTGCTACCGGCCGGTCCCCTTCGCCCCGGACGTGGCGCCGCCGCCGTGCCTGGACCGGGGCCACGTGACCTACGGCTGCTGCAACAACACGGCCAAGCTCAATCCCCAGGTGTTCGCCCTGTGGGCGGAAATCCTGCGCCGGGTGCCGGACGCAAGGCTCGTCCTCAAGTGGCGCACCTTCCGCGACGACGCCCTGCGCCAGCGCGTGCGCCAGACCTTCGCCGGCCTGGGCGTGGACCCCGGACGCCTGGACCTGCGCGGCCCGTCCTTCCACGCGGACCTGCTCCAGGAATACGCCGACATCGACATCGCCCTGGACCCCTTCCCCTTCAGCGGCGGCCACACCAGCTGCGAATGCCTGTGGATGGGCGTCCCCGTCGTCACCTGGCCCGGCTCGCGCCTGGTCTCGCGCCAGACGCTGGCCTTTCTCGCCAACCTCGACCGCCCCGACTGGCTCGGGCAGTGGGTGGCGGACAATCCGGCCGATTACGTCACCAAAGCCTGCGCCCTGGGCGCAAAACAGCACCAAATTGGTACAATCCGACACCAGCTGCGACCGGCCATGCAGGCCGCGCCCCTCACCGACGCCGCCCGATTTACGCGGGATCTGGAAGCGGCCCTTATCAACCTCTACCAAACCACCCGCGCAAAACAGCACCACCCCATGCCACCAAAACACACCGCCCTGCACATCGGAACCGACCCCCTGCCCAAAACCCTGCAAACCGAAGACTGGAAGGAAGTCCCGGCCGCCTCCCTGGCCAACCTCCCCGCCCTGCCCGACGCCAGCCTGGACGCCGTCCACTGCGCCCACCAACTCCAGTACCTGCCCCCCCACGAAGTGCCAGGGATGCTTGCCCAAATAGCCCGCGTCCTGCGCCCCCAAGGCTTCGCCGTCCTCACCTGCCCCGACCTCGAAGCCGTGGCCCAGGCCGTGGTGGAAGGCAAACTGCTGACCCCGGTCTACAACGCCGCCGCCGGCCCCATCACCCCGCTGGACCTCCTCTACGGCTACCGCCCCGCCCTGGCCGCCGGCCAAGCCCACCTCGCCCACCGCTGCGGCTTCACCCTGCCCGTCCTGACCCAGATCCTGCGCCAATCCGGCTTCGCCACGGTCGGCGGCCTGCGCCGCCCGGCCGGCCTGGATCTCTGGGTCCTGGCCAGCAAGGCCACGCGCGAGGAAGCCCCCTTCCGGCAGATGGTCCAGGCCCTTCTGGCAGGCTAGCCGTCACTTGACGCCGGGAGGCCGCAACCGGCATAGATGTCGGGTCTTTCCTGCCGTAAAGATTCAAAAGACCGTGTGCCGCGTCCAAAAAGGCGCACCAGCGGAAAGGGGTTTCCATGCGTCCTTTTTACAAAACGCTTCTGTGTGTGGGAGCCATGATCCTGCTGGTCATGGCCTTTTTTTTCCCCCTCCTGCGCGGCATGACCTTTTCCACTGTCGCCGGCTACCAGAACGAGGTCTATCCCTGGGCAGCCACGCCCAACGAAATGCATTTCACCCCGCAGTCAGACCAGGCGGAGCTGAGCTACCCGTGGCAGTCCTTTATCCACAATTCGCTAGCCAAAGGCGACCTGCCGCTGTGGAATCCTTACAGCTTTCTGGGAGAACCCTTTTTCAGCAACGGCTCGTCCGG
This region includes:
- a CDS encoding methyltransferase domain-containing protein; translated protein: MKPTPGPFAASLQKARHLAQTGRADICLALCQDLAARHGDDPEALLAVGALLLSQGFLARARDCFEAGGKLAPHDHRFGVNLANVDREAGDHAACRRRYAALERLLPDNPVLRRNALVSLEYDPTATDAERLAKARQWGAWAMARAGGTPDRPPLSALSGRPLRVGYVSADFCQHPVGLFVQDVLAAHDPGRVVVHTYDAGSHRDDVTERIRRVSVWRDVAGLADAALAGRIRADGIDVLVDLSGHTAGSRLTAFALRPAPVLASWLGYFATTGLPVLDAVLLDPWHAPPGTEAWFTETVVRLPRSRFCYRPVPFAPDVAPPPCLDRGHVTYGCCNNTAKLNPQVFALWAEILRRVPDARLVLKWRTFRDDALRQRVRQTFAGLGVDPGRLDLRGPSFHADLLQEYADIDIALDPFPFSGGHTSCECLWMGVPVVTWPGSRLVSRQTLAFLANLDRPDWLGQWVADNPADYVTKACALGAKQHQIGTIRHQLRPAMQAAPLTDAARFTRDLEAALINLYQTTRAKQHHPMPPKHTALHIGTDPLPKTLQTEDWKEVPAASLANLPALPDASLDAVHCAHQLQYLPPHEVPGMLAQIARVLRPQGFAVLTCPDLEAVAQAVVEGKLLTPVYNAAAGPITPLDLLYGYRPALAAGQAHLAHRCGFTLPVLTQILRQSGFATVGGLRRPAGLDLWVLASKATREEAPFRQMVQALLAG